Within Styela clava chromosome 8, kaStyClav1.hap1.2, whole genome shotgun sequence, the genomic segment TAGTTGCATTAGAACTACAGTTTTACTAAACCTTTGCGCGGACCCCTTCATAgattggtactcctgaagtatgtgaaccaatatggcggatacagaacgtagcatgtgtagcaggttagggttaggccacaatttcagttacaaatactacggtagtcacttggctagtcccgaactcgtaatagaactaaaatgagggaaaattgaaataaaattagggcctatcctggtacatatactacgttccggtgtccgccatcttggttcatttATTTCGCGAGTTCCCATAGATTAGCCCGACTTCTCTTCCAGTTCATGGGAATATTTTTAGTTCAGTATTTTTCTAATGTTTCTTCGTTTAAATTACGGCGAATTAGATCAGCAAAGGGGCTGGTACAATAGCGTTAGCTAATCTAATCTATcataataaaaacacaaaataaaacaaaattagtagTGAGGCAATATTCTAAATATTCCCCAAATATCAACATTTGATTgctttctaattttttttcctattttattaaatttgctaattttaattttttctccaTTAATCGAGTCATTGTGTTTCGAATTTTGCAGTTTCACACAGAAATGGCTCCCATAAAAGTTTTTCAACTTCTCTTCTTTGCTTTGTACGTTGCTTACACGGCAAATGGAGTGAACCAACAACGTATTTGCATgcagtatgtgcaacaagatgacgcacaacctgaacatagtatgtataccagaatagggttcaggttgtgcgttatcttgttgcacatacttccggagtgccgTTTATACTTGAGTGCGCATGTACGGGGTAATTGTACTAACATACatattttccgtattttagAGCGATTTCTCGTCCCTTCCActctttgtgaaatttttcgcTTTTTGGTGAAATTTCCGGATCCACACAACCCAAGCGTATATTTCCCGTTGCTTCCGTTCTCTAGTGCAATTTCTTCTAAACATACTCTGAAATGAGTATTTCCCGTAATTTAAAGCGATTTGCCgtcgttcccgcattttagataaattttcacgTACATACACCCCCAAGCGTATATTTACCGTTGCTTTCGCTGTCTAGAACAATTTCCCCTAAACATACCCCAAAATGAATATTACCCGTACCTTAAAGtgatttcccgtcattcccgctttttgtgaaatttcccgctttttagtgaaatttcccgtagttcccgcattTCAGTTTTCgcaatttcccgtcgttcccgcagttcccgcattttagtgcatttcccgtagttctcgtcgttcccgtttcccgcattttagggttgcCCAAAAATAACACAGTTTACAGGCATTCAAAAACTGATAAAAGTCCgataaaacattgaaattttctGCAGTGTTTTCAATAAGACGATAACTGAACAGGAGTATCTTACATTCCATTTACTTTTcggaatgaaattgaaaattgccaATTTTTCGTCCTTTAATCTCCATCGATGATAAGCGACCACAAAATCGTAAAGGATTTTACCGCGTCAACTATTTATCAACAGTAGATCTGACTGACATTATCCAGATGTCCTCTAaatctatagcagtggtttcAAACCTGGTTCCCGCTGATCCCTAGGGTTCCGCCAGCGCAGACCAGACATTACGCATGTTTACATTCCAATTCGAGagtctatattattatatgcaTATCGAataaatatactatatatattatatgatagCAAATATTATCAAGTATAGCCATATTTAATTTCACATGGATTTCTCGAGCCTCTTGATCATATAACGTTTTATAGTcactaatttttgaattttaatttgttaGAAGGCGCGATCTTGATGGCAGTGTCGTCATCGAGGGGTAAAAATTTCAGTTCGAAATCTCATGTGTTTTCAAAAGCATTTAGTTCCCTACACATTGGTAGATATCAGTGTCTGTTTGTACTGGGCGTCAACAAAGaataattgaaattgaaaatttcctgTCTGGCGTGTGGATTATTTATTCTTTTGATGGTAAAATAACGTgaacttgtaaaatatttaaccGCATCTGATATTTGTCAACGCTCTGCCTGGCTGACAGTATTGAGATCTCTTTCTGAATGTATTCACCTACAGTATTCGGAATGTAATGAATAAGGTGGCGAAAAACATAGTTTGACCGATATTAATTATGGGTATGTGCCGAGACATTCAGGAAGTTAACACATAcaattgtatatatatcatatacatTACTCACATAtacgaaaataatttattcattagTCTAAATTTTTCGATTTATCACTTATTTCTGTTTACACATTTTACATCAATCAATTTTCTCAATGAGGAAATCATTTTTGTgtttaaatttacaaattctaaCTTTGCCGTTAATCCACACTATttcattttaatgaaaaatgaCCTTTATATTTCAGGAATCCTTATTCCTCTAGACCAGGAAAACGAGGCGCAAAAGGCGATGTTGAGCAGGAGAAAAGGGATCGTCCGGAGAAGTTGATTATGGAAGAATGAACCGAGCAATTCAAGAAAATGTAGAAACCGGTAAGTTTCAGAATAATATCCACAAAATCTATCCGAAGTCGGATAATCTGGGttcagaaaaagaaaaattgaggGTATACTTTAGACTAATCGCCTTTATTGGTatacaacaaacaaacagacatcTTCATCAAGCGAAAAGAGTGcagttaaatttgaataaaaatttcatcaaaattgtttgGTAATTTTAACGTTGTCGAGAAGACGAGTTTACGGTcgtttttcataaatttgtgTCGAAACTGTGACACAAATAAAAGATATTGTAAACGCAAGCTCccgttttgaataatttatgaTAGAGTTATCTGCTTGTACCAATAAAGGTTTTTCGAGCCATCTTTACATCTCAAACTTGAGATTACGCTAGCTTTATTACAACTAGGGTTCACACCCcaaagatattttttatatttcttcgATATGTATGCAACTATGTTTTTGATTAAGTCACAATAGGTGTTTAGTTAGTAGGCTGGGCCGTATAAAAGATTTCATTTAACTTTTCAGAATTCAATAGAGTGAACACGGGTTTGGTtggaagaataaataaaatggaagaaatgattcaaaaaaaatgaataacacTATGTCCGACCCTCGTGGGCTGGTGAAGTTACAAGGTACACTATCAAAAACAGCTATTTCTGACGAAGAAGCTGTGGCTTATGTCGAAATCGTAGGCTAATTGAAAGGGGGAAATAAACCTATGATGGCTATCATCACACTTTTCTTTATAAGATATactcaaaaacaattttttcataaacaaAATGAACAATCTTCTAAATGAACAAATTTCTACGTAAAAGAgatgaataatttaatatgaaattagtgtttataaaaatgtttgaaattgttTAAAAAGAAATAAAGCATTAAGCTAAAAGCGAAACGAACATAAATATTAAAGTTGTAAGTGGCCACAGCTTTACTAGGAACCACATGTTATGTCATTCGAGCGACAAAACTCTAGCAGTTGGCAGATGCGTGATGCATTCTTAAGTCTCCAATGTCAGAAAAAAAGGATAGTTCAACGgaaaattttgcattatttttctGCAGGACTTTGCCCCGTACATTATCGCAATCATTGCTTCTGGTCAGTAGTGCATTCAACATATGATACCAATATGGATGAAGCAAAAAGAATTTGTGGAGAAAACAATGGGCTTCCGGCGAATGTTTATAACGAGCAACATCTGAACGACTTGATGGATGATATTCGAAAAAAAGTATCAGGCTCTTTTGTGTACATATGGACAGGCATGACAGTCGATGTATCGGTAAGTAGTTTACCAGGAACATTTTCCGCAACACGatgtaataaattttatgtttattttttttaattagaatTTGGTACGATTCTAATGTCAAATTACATCTTATGGGTAGGATTTCTAAATTAAATCGTTTTACATACTTTGAAATTTGTATTTAACAGACGAATGCAGTTCGCATGAGAGACCTCACTGCGGCTGCGTTTGTCAAATGGTTGAACAGTGGATTTCCAGACAGAGGAGAATCAGGTTTGTATATCTACGTTACTACTGACGCATCATCCAGCAGCCAAGGAATGGGGAACAATCCACCTGCATACAAATATCACGGCGTCATTTGTGAAAAATAGAATACAATGTATTCGAGATGTCTTTATATTTGAATCATATTTCAAACTCTGTATTTTGGGAAACATATTTTTGACAATGTTTCAATTAGTTTTCACGATAAGCCATTTCCTATTATATCGCATGAAAAACTATCTATACTGGTGATCTGAAGACATTTGTGTTCCGCCACACGAATAAACCTTTTTTACCGCATTTATCTTTTCTGGTATAATTATGAAAATCCTTCGTTACTTTCTAAACTTCACACTCTACACGGAGTATTGAAAAAGGTTCCCACTGATAATGAGAAAATTTTAGGT encodes:
- the LOC120346406 gene encoding uncharacterized protein LOC120346406 codes for the protein MNNTMSDPRGLVKLQGLCPVHYRNHCFWSVVHSTYDTNMDEAKRICGENNGLPANVYNEQHLNDLMDDIRKKVSGSFVYIWTGMTVDVSTNAVRMRDLTAAAFVKWLNSGFPDRGESGLYIYVTTDASSSSQGMGNNPPAYKYHGVICEK